A region of Planctomycetia bacterium DNA encodes the following proteins:
- a CDS encoding molybdopterin-dependent oxidoreductase, which translates to MTQFPLPPGQQLAAAHKWPFVGERAPGQGPEAWTLTLVEVSGRRHQWSWDQLLALPRTRLEVDIHCVTRWSILAMPFVGVTLADLLKSAGVVSSAGFVSFVARSDRRHSTSLPLADALELNTLIAWEAQAKPLESVHGGPLRSVVPGRYFYKSVKWLERIELLDSDRLGYWEATAGYHNAADPWREQRYLAPSLDRRETANLLAARDFSGLDLRGIDARGHNLAGLQAVNALLRDSDFRGCDLSGANFAGANLSNARLADVNLRSTSFLGADLEGADFSRAELQGANFTGASIFGASFAPVDDQGQVVTNDSARWDHTTQFDSARLEDLLPAQRTLFQ; encoded by the coding sequence GTGACGCAATTCCCGCTTCCTCCCGGCCAGCAACTCGCCGCGGCCCACAAATGGCCCTTCGTCGGTGAACGCGCGCCCGGCCAGGGCCCCGAGGCCTGGACGCTGACGCTCGTGGAGGTCAGCGGACGCCGTCATCAATGGTCGTGGGATCAGCTTCTGGCATTGCCGCGGACGCGGCTGGAAGTCGACATCCACTGCGTGACGCGTTGGTCGATCTTGGCGATGCCATTTGTCGGCGTGACGTTGGCTGACTTGCTGAAAAGCGCCGGCGTGGTTTCCTCCGCAGGGTTCGTTTCCTTCGTCGCGCGGAGCGACCGGCGACACAGCACGTCATTGCCACTGGCCGACGCCTTGGAGTTGAACACGCTGATCGCTTGGGAAGCTCAAGCCAAGCCGCTGGAAAGCGTCCACGGCGGACCGCTGCGCTCGGTGGTTCCCGGCCGCTACTTTTATAAAAGCGTCAAATGGCTGGAGCGGATCGAGTTGCTCGACTCGGACCGGCTAGGCTATTGGGAGGCCACGGCCGGCTATCACAACGCGGCCGATCCCTGGCGCGAGCAACGCTACCTCGCGCCGTCGCTCGATCGGCGTGAAACGGCGAACTTGCTCGCGGCGCGCGATTTCTCCGGCCTGGATCTCCGCGGCATCGACGCTCGCGGGCATAACCTCGCTGGCCTCCAGGCGGTGAACGCACTCTTGCGCGATAGCGACTTTCGCGGTTGCGACCTCTCGGGCGCGAACTTCGCCGGCGCCAATCTCAGCAACGCCCGCCTCGCGGACGTGAATCTCCGCAGCACAAGCTTCCTCGGCGCCGATCTAGAAGGCGCCGATTTCTCCCGCGCCGAGCTCCAGGGCGCAAACTTCACCGGCGCCTCGATCTTCGGCGCATCATTCGCGCCAGTCGACGATCAAGGTCAAGTCGTCACCAATGATAGTGCCCGCTGGGACCACACGACGCAGTTCGACTCCGCCCGCTTGGAAGACCTTCTGCCCGCACAGCGGACGCTATTCCAATGA
- a CDS encoding HAD-IIA family hydrolase, with product MKQGFLIDMDGVLYRGPQLIPGADRFLAQLRTRRIPFRLLTNNSQRTRRDVVAKLARMGIHVDEENVYTSAMATARFLAQQKPDGTAFVIGEGGLLTALHQNGYAVVDHEPDYVVVGEGRTFNLEQVEAAVRMILGGAKLIATNLDPNCPTQHGLRPGCGAMVAMLEVATGVKAFSVGKPSPVMMRAARKEMGLATDETTMIGDTMETDILGAVQLGFHSVLVLSGGTHQEDLQNYAYRPEIIVDSLAEFSELLDRNDWRPVWSRAKLAMAMAE from the coding sequence ATGAAACAGGGCTTTTTGATTGATATGGACGGCGTGTTATATCGCGGTCCGCAGTTGATTCCCGGCGCCGATCGGTTTCTCGCACAACTGCGAACGCGCCGCATTCCGTTTCGATTGCTCACCAACAACAGCCAGCGTACGCGGCGCGACGTCGTCGCCAAGTTGGCGCGGATGGGCATTCACGTCGACGAGGAGAACGTCTACACCAGCGCGATGGCGACGGCGCGTTTCCTCGCGCAACAAAAACCTGACGGCACCGCGTTTGTGATCGGCGAAGGCGGTCTATTGACCGCGCTGCATCAAAACGGCTACGCCGTGGTGGATCATGAACCGGATTACGTCGTGGTTGGCGAAGGACGGACGTTCAACCTGGAACAAGTCGAAGCGGCCGTGCGGATGATTCTGGGCGGCGCGAAGTTGATCGCTACGAACCTCGATCCGAACTGCCCGACGCAACACGGCCTGCGGCCCGGCTGCGGCGCCATGGTGGCGATGCTCGAAGTGGCGACCGGCGTGAAGGCCTTCAGCGTCGGCAAACCCAGCCCCGTGATGATGCGAGCCGCTCGCAAGGAAATGGGCCTGGCGACCGACGAAACGACCATGATTGGCGACACGATGGAAACGGACATTCTGGGCGCGGTGCAACTCGGCTTCCACAGCGTGCTGGTGCTGAGCGGCGGCACGCACCAGGAAGACTTGCAGAACTATGCCTACCGCCCGGAAATCATCGTCGATTCCCTGGCGGAATTCAGCGAACTCCTCGACCGCAACGACTGGCGCCCCGTCTGGTCACGGGCAAAACTGGCGATGGCCATGGCGGAGTGA